A stretch of the Halomonas sp. CH40 genome encodes the following:
- a CDS encoding ArgE/DapE family deacylase encodes MLDATEQRIIACCNALMDDTVTLTSDLVRGYSVIGQEQGALDTMERHLERLGLPVTRVPLDAPGFAEHPHRAPAEWPSTGRYNVISDLNPGAPGPHLVFNGHLDVVPAEPTDMWTRPPWEPWQKDGWLYGRGAGDMKAGIAAMVMAVEAVRQAGVEINFPLTLQTVIEEECTGNGALACLHQGYSGDFVLIPEPFGAQIYAGQVGVLWFRMRLDGVPAHVLDPSAGRNAIEALQDYLPALKVLEAEMNSLARPELYADHPHPFNLSIGRVDAGNWASSVPAHAILEGRVGFPPGMSPEEAMQRVRDTLQARHAELDDATPAPQVSFHGFRSEGHVVDLDTPGIQLLSECHEALIGAPPGHYISTCTTDLRAFHVSGNINGTCYGPVAQRIHGVDECVEIDSIRHVMTTYALFIHRWAKMAEQQESN; translated from the coding sequence ATGCTTGATGCTACCGAACAACGCATTATTGCCTGCTGCAACGCGCTGATGGACGACACTGTAACGCTAACCAGTGATTTGGTGCGCGGCTACAGTGTGATCGGCCAGGAACAGGGCGCGCTGGATACCATGGAACGCCACCTTGAGCGCCTGGGCCTGCCGGTCACCCGGGTCCCGCTGGATGCCCCGGGCTTTGCGGAGCATCCTCATCGAGCGCCTGCCGAGTGGCCCAGCACTGGGCGCTACAATGTGATTTCAGACCTCAACCCCGGTGCGCCAGGGCCGCACCTGGTGTTTAACGGCCATCTCGATGTGGTGCCCGCCGAACCCACCGATATGTGGACCCGCCCGCCCTGGGAGCCCTGGCAAAAAGATGGCTGGCTGTATGGCCGCGGCGCCGGCGACATGAAAGCCGGTATTGCCGCCATGGTGATGGCGGTTGAGGCGGTGCGCCAGGCAGGCGTCGAGATCAATTTCCCGCTTACCCTGCAAACCGTGATTGAGGAAGAGTGTACCGGCAACGGCGCTCTGGCTTGCCTGCACCAAGGCTACAGCGGCGATTTCGTGCTGATACCAGAGCCGTTCGGCGCTCAGATCTATGCAGGCCAGGTAGGTGTGCTGTGGTTCCGGATGCGCCTGGATGGCGTACCCGCCCACGTGCTTGACCCTTCCGCCGGGCGCAATGCCATTGAAGCCCTGCAGGACTACCTGCCCGCGCTGAAGGTTCTGGAAGCGGAAATGAACAGCCTGGCGCGGCCTGAGCTTTATGCCGACCACCCTCACCCCTTCAACCTGAGCATTGGCCGGGTAGATGCAGGCAACTGGGCTTCCAGCGTGCCGGCCCACGCCATTCTGGAAGGCCGCGTTGGCTTCCCGCCCGGCATGTCGCCGGAAGAGGCCATGCAGCGGGTTCGCGATACCCTGCAGGCCCGCCACGCTGAGCTTGATGACGCCACCCCGGCGCCCCAGGTGAGCTTCCACGGTTTTCGCTCTGAAGGGCATGTGGTTGATCTCGACACCCCGGGCATCCAGCTACTCTCGGAATGCCACGAAGCGCTGATTGGCGCCCCTCCCGGCCATTATATCTCCACCTGCACCACCGACCTGCGCGCCTTCCACGTATCCGGCAATATCAACGGTACCTGCTACGGCCCTGTTGCCCAGCGCATTCACGGTGTGGATGAGTGCGTGGAGATCGACTCAATCCGCCATGTAATGACCACCTATGCCTTGTTTATCCATCGCTGGGCAAAGATGGCTGAACAGCAGGAGAGCAACTAA
- a CDS encoding 3-oxoacid CoA-transferase subunit B, with protein MTSDQQRMLTRATREVIDGQIVNLGIGLPTRLFHFLPDDINVLVHSENGVLGCRPRHEGEAPDIDMIDSGGAYITTRPGASVFDSATSFAMIRRSRVDVTFMGAFEVDQEGNLANWKIPGKFSPGIGGAMELAQKVARLVVLCSHNDKHGNPKILTRCQLPLTASRCVSRIITEKAVMDVTPQGLEVVEIAEGLSVAALRDATDATLLIDESRLGRF; from the coding sequence ATGACCTCTGATCAGCAACGCATGTTGACCCGCGCCACCCGTGAAGTCATCGACGGCCAGATCGTCAACCTGGGCATCGGGCTGCCCACCCGCCTGTTCCACTTTCTACCTGACGATATCAATGTGCTGGTGCACTCTGAAAACGGCGTACTCGGCTGCCGCCCACGCCACGAGGGCGAAGCACCGGATATCGATATGATTGACTCCGGCGGCGCGTATATCACTACTCGCCCGGGAGCCAGCGTGTTCGACAGCGCCACCTCCTTTGCGATGATCCGCCGCAGCCGCGTGGACGTTACCTTTATGGGCGCCTTCGAAGTCGATCAGGAAGGCAACCTGGCCAATTGGAAAATTCCCGGCAAGTTCTCACCAGGGATTGGCGGCGCCATGGAGCTGGCCCAGAAAGTCGCCCGACTGGTGGTGCTGTGTTCGCATAACGACAAGCACGGCAACCCCAAGATTCTGACCCGCTGCCAGCTACCCCTGACGGCCAGCCGCTGTGTGTCGCGCATTATCACCGAAAAAGCCGTGATGGACGTGACTCCACAGGGGCTTGAGGTGGTGGAAATTGCTGAAGGGCTGAGCGTTGCGGCGCTGCGCGATGCCACCGACGCCACCCTGCTGATTGATGAATCACGTTTAGGGAGATTCTGA
- a CDS encoding CoA transferase subunit A: MTLLNHKVCEIDAAIAEIPDGATVMVGGFGSPGTPFALLDALLASGQGNLTLIKNDANEPGIGIGKLIEAGRVKRLITSHLGLNRTAIEAMNTGQMEVTFHPQGLLAEKIRCAGVGHGGFLTDIGMGTEIAEGRHEVTIEGATWAIEPALQADFALVHAERADRYGNLIYRATASNFNPLMAMAADRVIAQTYRITEPGDLPIDTIHTPCAFVSQVVQVDRASSQQGVRPHDL, encoded by the coding sequence ATGACGCTGCTTAACCACAAGGTCTGTGAGATTGACGCGGCCATTGCCGAGATTCCTGATGGCGCCACCGTCATGGTCGGTGGCTTTGGCTCGCCGGGCACGCCCTTTGCGCTGCTTGATGCCCTGCTGGCATCCGGTCAGGGCAACCTGACGCTGATCAAAAACGATGCCAACGAGCCCGGCATCGGGATTGGCAAGCTGATTGAAGCGGGCCGGGTCAAACGCCTGATCACCTCGCATCTCGGCCTGAACCGGACGGCTATCGAAGCGATGAATACTGGCCAGATGGAAGTCACCTTTCACCCGCAGGGGCTATTGGCGGAAAAAATCCGCTGTGCAGGCGTTGGCCACGGCGGCTTTCTCACCGATATCGGGATGGGAACGGAAATTGCCGAAGGGCGCCATGAGGTCACTATCGAAGGCGCAACCTGGGCCATCGAACCGGCGCTTCAGGCAGATTTTGCCCTGGTACATGCCGAGCGGGCTGACCGCTACGGCAACCTCATCTATCGCGCCACCGCCAGCAACTTCAATCCTCTGATGGCCATGGCGGCCGACCGGGTGATCGCGCAAACCTACCGCATCACCGAACCCGGCGACTTGCCCATCGACACCATTCACACGCCCTGTGCCTTTGTCAGCCAGGTGGTGCAGGTCGACCGCGCGTCCAGCCAGCAAGGAGTTCGCCCTCATGACCTCTGA